The Streptomyces sp. NBC_01426 genome includes a region encoding these proteins:
- a CDS encoding DNA polymerase Y family protein, with protein sequence MTPARNPRPRAILRIHFHPVERNDELYGHLLTVLDGISPRIEPLPADWSAYVDLTGALTFWDRDVEGLIAVLRLRLLALHGVQSSAGAGPTRGIAAMAADATPPGAATVVVDDPYEIAAFLRPKPAAALPGIGPKTARTLARYGITTVGDIADTPLTTLQRILGTGPARQAHDFAHGRDERPVVPGAAPKTMSAGHRFDGDELDPDRHHRTVLGLVQELGARLRTAGEITQALTLTVTYADRTQTTRTRSLTEPTAHTPALAAAARDLLAGLGLQRARVRALALRAERLRPAEYAVHQLTLDDRDEKLLRLEAALDRARRRYGPGIAGAASTFG encoded by the coding sequence ATGACCCCTGCCAGGAACCCGCGGCCGCGCGCGATTCTGCGGATCCACTTCCATCCCGTGGAGCGCAACGACGAGCTGTACGGACACCTGCTCACCGTGCTGGACGGCATCAGCCCCCGCATCGAGCCGCTGCCCGCCGACTGGTCCGCATACGTCGACCTCACCGGCGCCCTCACCTTCTGGGACCGCGATGTCGAAGGCCTCATCGCCGTGCTCCGCCTGCGCCTGCTCGCGCTCCACGGCGTCCAGAGCTCGGCCGGCGCCGGTCCCACGCGCGGTATCGCGGCGATGGCCGCGGACGCCACCCCGCCCGGCGCCGCCACGGTGGTCGTCGACGACCCGTACGAGATTGCTGCGTTCCTCCGCCCGAAGCCGGCCGCCGCCCTGCCCGGCATCGGCCCCAAGACGGCCCGCACCCTCGCCCGCTACGGCATCACCACCGTCGGCGACATCGCCGACACCCCGCTCACCACGCTCCAGCGAATCCTCGGCACCGGACCGGCCCGGCAAGCCCACGACTTCGCCCACGGCCGCGACGAGCGCCCCGTCGTCCCGGGCGCCGCCCCCAAGACCATGAGCGCCGGACACCGGTTCGACGGCGACGAGCTCGACCCTGACCGGCACCACCGCACGGTCCTCGGCCTGGTCCAGGAGCTCGGCGCCCGGCTGCGCACGGCCGGCGAGATCACCCAGGCCCTCACGCTCACCGTCACCTACGCCGACCGCACCCAGACCACCCGCACCCGCAGCCTCACCGAGCCGACTGCCCACACCCCCGCCCTGGCGGCCGCCGCCCGCGACCTCCTCGCCGGCCTCGGTCTCCAACGCGCCCGGGTCCGCGCGCTCGCCCTACGAGCGGAACGCCTTCGCCCCGCCGAGTACGCCGTCCACCAGCTCACGCTCGACGATCGCGACGAGAAACTTCTCCGCCTTGAGGCTGCCCTCGACAGGGCGCGCCGTCGCTACGGTCCCGGCATCGCAGGGGCGGCATCGACCTTCGGGTGA
- a CDS encoding DUF2637 domain-containing protein: MTTVQWALPAGLAVAGIGAAATVAMVFGNRRRAAEQNATAEERTQLALQRRNAWQRRLAVIALGVGCLMMFVLAGIAAWLSFGAQREYAHAHNGGDWDAATGFALLLDAGALSLSLIRFFEALTLRSSAITRILLLGFVSASAAMNLLHAPEAGAGSAFLAMVPPLVYAVLLEMLLFKIEQVIMGRQKRRKADRDRNYSLLLWLPWPIGAPVKMWKAWRAELLATVDNVRVIGSQRPLPSAAAPATAEVTVERAETAAPPAVTTAPMNALTAGPVQPAAQKAEEPAPTAVAAPAPPAAAAIEPGAVPHEPAPAAPATAAPAPAAVPEPRPAPEPAAAPTAAAAPEPEPVAEPAAAAMTEPEPEPEGMGSAPESGDLAAKRAPEGQPGEAEPGSREGAADPVEASKVGEPAKQADEDELLPGDENADLDQDEPDPEHDTPPDEDAEEDARERVSIEIDLSVLPPNLSQRQRAERIYVAHQAAGVALTQADLGKWAGYKNPNSGGNEYRRLERTHGPILVREGATHVDLNWSRHQQQADSGHAVAA, encoded by the coding sequence ATGACCACCGTCCAGTGGGCGCTGCCCGCCGGCCTCGCCGTGGCCGGAATCGGCGCCGCGGCCACCGTCGCCATGGTGTTCGGCAACCGACGCAGAGCCGCCGAGCAGAACGCCACCGCCGAGGAGCGCACCCAGCTCGCCCTCCAGCGCCGCAACGCCTGGCAGCGCCGCCTCGCCGTGATCGCGCTCGGCGTCGGCTGCCTGATGATGTTCGTCCTCGCTGGCATCGCCGCCTGGCTTTCCTTCGGGGCGCAGCGCGAGTACGCCCACGCCCACAACGGCGGCGACTGGGACGCCGCGACAGGGTTCGCGCTGCTCCTGGACGCCGGCGCCCTCAGCCTCAGCCTGATCCGCTTCTTCGAGGCTCTGACCCTGCGCTCCAGCGCGATCACGCGGATCCTGCTGCTCGGGTTCGTCTCCGCGTCAGCGGCGATGAACCTCCTCCACGCCCCCGAGGCGGGCGCCGGTTCCGCCTTCCTCGCGATGGTCCCCCCGCTGGTGTACGCGGTGCTGCTCGAGATGCTGCTCTTCAAGATCGAGCAAGTGATCATGGGACGGCAGAAGCGCCGCAAGGCCGACCGCGACCGCAACTACAGCCTGCTGCTGTGGCTGCCCTGGCCGATCGGCGCGCCGGTGAAGATGTGGAAGGCGTGGCGGGCCGAGCTCCTGGCGACCGTCGACAACGTCCGCGTGATCGGCTCCCAGCGCCCCCTCCCGTCGGCGGCTGCGCCCGCCACGGCAGAGGTGACCGTGGAGCGGGCCGAGACCGCCGCGCCCCCGGCCGTCACCACGGCGCCCATGAACGCCCTGACCGCCGGTCCCGTGCAGCCTGCCGCCCAGAAGGCCGAGGAGCCTGCGCCCACAGCGGTGGCCGCGCCGGCACCGCCGGCGGCCGCGGCCATCGAACCCGGTGCCGTACCGCACGAACCCGCACCGGCGGCACCGGCGACCGCGGCCCCGGCGCCCGCCGCAGTGCCTGAGCCGCGCCCGGCCCCCGAGCCGGCGGCAGCTCCTACAGCAGCGGCGGCACCCGAACCGGAGCCGGTGGCGGAGCCTGCAGCTGCGGCCATGACCGAACCGGAGCCGGAGCCCGAGGGCATGGGTTCTGCGCCGGAATCCGGCGACCTCGCCGCGAAGCGTGCGCCCGAAGGCCAGCCGGGCGAGGCTGAGCCGGGGTCGCGGGAGGGCGCGGCAGACCCTGTCGAGGCTTCCAAGGTGGGCGAGCCCGCGAAGCAGGCTGACGAGGACGAGCTGCTGCCTGGCGACGAGAATGCGGACCTGGACCAGGACGAGCCGGACCCGGAGCACGACACCCCGCCGGACGAGGACGCAGAGGAGGATGCACGAGAGCGGGTGAGTATCGAGATCGACCTGTCGGTGCTGCCGCCGAACCTGTCCCAGCGCCAGCGGGCCGAGCGCATCTATGTCGCCCACCAGGCCGCGGGTGTGGCTTTGACACAAGCCGACTTGGGCAAGTGGGCCGGCTACAAGAACCCGAACTCGGGCGGCAACGAGTACCGCCGGCTGGAGAGGACGCACGGACCCATCCTGGTCCGCGAGGGTGCCACCCACGTCGACCTGAACTGGTCCCGCCACCAGCAGCAGGCTGACTCCGGTCACGCAGTGGCGGCCTGA